From Ictidomys tridecemlineatus isolate mIctTri1 chromosome 2, mIctTri1.hap1, whole genome shotgun sequence, the proteins below share one genomic window:
- the Ran gene encoding GTP-binding nuclear protein Ran yields the protein MAAQGEPQVQFKLVLVGDGGTGKTTFVKRHLTGEFEKKYVATLGVEVHPLVFHTNRGPIKFNVWDTAGQEKFGGLRDGYYIQAQCAIIMFDVTSRVTYKNVPNWHRDLVRVCENIPIVLCGNKVDIKDRKVKAKSIVFHRKKNLQYYDISAKSNYNFEKPFLWLARKLIGDPNLEFVAMPALAPPEVVMDPALAAQYEHDLEVAQTTALPDEDDDL from the exons ATGGCCGCGCAGGGGGAGCCGCAGGTGCAGTTCAAG CTCGTGTTGGTGGGCGACGGCGGCACCGGGAAGACGACGTTCGTGAAACGCCACCTGACCGGCGAGTTCGAGAAGAAGTACGTAG CCACCCTGGGCGTGGAGGTCCATCCGCTCGTGTTCCACACCAACAGAGGGCCCATCAAGTTCAACGTCTGGGACACGGCGGGCCAGGAGAAGTTCGGCGGCCTGCGAGACGGCTACTACATCCAAG CCCAGTGTGCCATTATAATGTTTGATGTGACATCAAGAGTTACTTACAAGAACGTGCCTAACTGGCATAGAGATCTGGTACGAGTGTGTGAAAACATCCCCATCGTATTGTGTGGCAACAAAGTGGACATTAAGGACAGGAAAGTGAAGGCAAAGTCTATTGTCTTCCACCGAAAGAAGAATCTTCAG taCTATGACATCTCAGCCAAAAGTAACTACAACTTTGAAAAGCCTTTCCTCTGGCTCGCTAGAAAGCTCATTGGAGACCCTAACTTGGAGTTTGTTGCCATGCCTGCTCTTGCCCCACCAGAGGTTGTCATGGACCCTGCTTTGGCGGCGCAGTACGAGCACGATTTAGAG GTTGCTCAGACAACTGCTCTACCAGATGAGGATGATGACCTGTGA